The proteins below come from a single Gimesia alba genomic window:
- the lpxK gene encoding tetraacyldisaccharide 4'-kinase: MTRPTPFILSSVKAGRFVNEVEYLRIISGQRQDWRAQALKPCLWVFSLFYRAVVSIRNRMFDWRLRTIERPRVPVISLGNLTTGGTGKTPFVAYLTKWFQQRQVQVALLSRGYRALPGEVNDEKLLLDRLCPGVPHYQNPNRCASSKQAINEGAQLLVLDDGFQHRKLARDLDIVLIDAVCPWGHGWLLPRGLMREPKSSLKRADFVILTRADQCSPAALAHLKEEVARTLSRDRIACAVFRPQELVNVSGETESLDSVAGKTVWGFCAIGNPEGFRQTLENAGFVVAGMQIFPDHHHYSSDDLEEIGVQAANASAELILTTSKDLVKTSEQKLSEIPVWSVEIGAEIIEGNEVFEGLLQNLMQEVSLD, translated from the coding sequence ATGACACGACCGACTCCTTTCATTCTGTCGAGTGTAAAAGCAGGCCGATTTGTGAACGAAGTGGAATATCTGAGGATCATCTCAGGCCAGAGACAGGATTGGCGCGCTCAGGCGCTCAAACCCTGTCTGTGGGTTTTCAGTCTGTTTTACCGCGCGGTGGTTTCAATTCGAAATCGAATGTTCGACTGGCGGCTGCGCACGATTGAGCGGCCTCGTGTTCCGGTCATCAGCCTGGGGAATTTAACGACAGGAGGCACGGGCAAAACTCCGTTCGTAGCTTATCTGACGAAGTGGTTTCAACAACGGCAGGTTCAAGTCGCATTGTTGAGCCGCGGGTATCGTGCTTTACCGGGCGAAGTGAATGATGAAAAGTTATTGCTGGATCGGCTGTGTCCCGGCGTTCCGCATTATCAAAATCCGAATCGCTGCGCTTCTTCAAAGCAGGCAATTAACGAGGGCGCGCAACTTCTGGTTCTGGACGATGGATTTCAGCATCGCAAGCTGGCGCGTGATCTGGATATTGTGCTGATTGATGCCGTGTGTCCCTGGGGCCATGGCTGGCTTTTGCCACGCGGCTTGATGCGCGAACCAAAGTCGTCATTAAAGCGGGCAGACTTTGTGATCCTGACCCGCGCCGATCAATGTTCGCCCGCGGCATTGGCGCATCTGAAAGAGGAGGTTGCCCGAACTCTTTCGCGAGATCGAATCGCCTGTGCGGTCTTTCGACCTCAGGAACTTGTGAATGTTTCAGGCGAAACAGAATCTCTGGACTCTGTTGCCGGAAAAACCGTGTGGGGGTTCTGTGCGATTGGCAATCCCGAGGGTTTTCGCCAGACACTGGAGAACGCCGGTTTTGTCGTAGCGGGAATGCAAATTTTCCCGGACCATCATCATTATTCGAGTGACGATTTGGAGGAGATCGGAGTTCAGGCAGCGAATGCCTCCGCGGAGTTAATTCTGACGACGAGTAAAGATCTGGTTAAAACCAGTGAACAAAAATTGTCTGAAATACCGGTCTGGTCGGTTGAAATCGGTGCGGAAATCATAGAAGGAAATGAGGTTTTTGAGGGATTACTTCAGAATCTGATGCAGGAAGTGTCCTTGGACTGA